A single region of the Saprospiraceae bacterium genome encodes:
- a CDS encoding nuclear transport factor 2 family protein — protein sequence MESNTDLNKQHAIAFYKMAYEGNPREAVQRYVGSEYIQHNPLVGNGVDPFIAYFEKMAVEYPDKSIEFVRAVAEGDLVALHTHQIWPGDEEYVTMDFFRFDEKGKIVEHWDALQQIPTHSANGNTMY from the coding sequence ATGGAATCTAATACAGACCTAAACAAACAACATGCTATCGCCTTCTATAAAATGGCCTATGAAGGCAATCCCCGCGAAGCTGTGCAAAGATACGTGGGGAGCGAATATATTCAGCACAATCCATTGGTGGGTAATGGGGTCGACCCTTTCATTGCCTACTTTGAAAAAATGGCAGTGGAATATCCAGACAAAAGCATTGAATTTGTTCGTGCTGTAGCGGAAGGAGATCTAGTAGCCCTTCACACCCACCAAATCTGGCCAGGTGACGAGGAATATGTGACCATGGACTTTTTCCGATTCGATGAAAAGGGCAAAATAGTGGAACATTGGGATGCACTCCAACAGATTCCCACACATTCAGCTAATGGTAATACGATGTATTAA
- a CDS encoding DUF3179 domain-containing protein, which translates to MSTIRLFTLLLMLSIFSFSNTSILKAQGNIEAYCAYNGFELENLEIPLTAIFQAGPGKEGVPSIENPHFLSAEKTDYLKDNDMVIGVSVNGIAKAYPVKIMNYHEIINDRFGEDNIAVTYSPLCANAMAFSTTFDGKKQTFGVSGLLYNNNLLFYDWETESLWSQMMGQAVTGAASGKKLSQIPVEHTTWAAWKTRHPETKVLSANTGYDRNYDLDPYALYGEKTKKTMFPVEFRDKKLSLKEKVVGVKIGREYRAYPMALLPNASKTPISDKLNGVEIQISYDALTKTAQVNDLDGRIIPTVTTYWYAWFAFHPETDIYGFLPEQYNLAMEFLSGGR; encoded by the coding sequence ATGAGCACTATTAGACTTTTTACGCTACTCCTTATGCTGAGTATTTTTTCTTTTTCAAACACTTCCATTTTAAAAGCCCAAGGCAATATAGAGGCATATTGCGCTTACAATGGGTTCGAACTCGAAAACCTGGAAATCCCACTAACGGCCATCTTCCAAGCTGGCCCAGGAAAAGAAGGCGTTCCATCCATTGAAAACCCCCATTTTCTTTCCGCTGAAAAAACCGATTATTTGAAGGATAACGATATGGTAATCGGTGTAAGCGTTAATGGCATCGCTAAAGCCTATCCGGTGAAAATCATGAATTACCATGAAATCATCAATGATCGTTTTGGAGAGGATAACATTGCCGTTACATACAGTCCCCTCTGTGCCAATGCTATGGCTTTTTCCACAACTTTTGATGGCAAAAAACAAACCTTTGGTGTTTCCGGCCTGCTCTACAACAACAACCTGCTATTTTACGATTGGGAGACTGAATCCCTTTGGTCACAAATGATGGGCCAGGCCGTCACCGGCGCCGCCTCTGGCAAGAAACTCTCTCAAATCCCAGTGGAACACACTACTTGGGCAGCTTGGAAGACGCGCCATCCGGAGACCAAAGTACTTTCTGCCAATACGGGTTATGATCGCAATTACGACCTCGATCCCTATGCCCTTTATGGTGAAAAGACCAAAAAGACCATGTTCCCTGTCGAATTTAGAGATAAAAAATTGTCCTTAAAAGAGAAAGTGGTTGGCGTTAAAATTGGCCGTGAGTATCGCGCTTACCCCATGGCGCTCCTCCCCAATGCCAGCAAAACGCCTATTTCTGATAAACTTAATGGTGTTGAAATTCAAATCAGCTATGATGCCCTCACCAAAACGGCACAGGTCAACGATTTAGATGGTCGAATCATTCCTACTGTCACCACTTATTGGTATGCTTGGTTTGCCTTTCATCCAGAAACAGATATTTATGGCTTCCTGCCTGAACAGTACAATTTAGCCATGGAATTCCTCAGCGGCGGAAGGTAA
- a CDS encoding serine acetyltransferase: MDEKFIEELYNAHIDTPSIPSPVSVCNWVNGVLKILFPELADQKFSNYRTFYQHFEQLRLELYTILSTIDHRLDYSAEVVEKHFMQRLPSLRSALLIDADAILAGDPAAENKTEVIRTYPGFFAIAVYRLAHEFHKMNVPLIPRILTEYAHGETGIDIHPGAKIGLGFCIDHGTGVVIGGTCIIGNNVKIYQGVTLGALSVKKELAKTKRHPTIEDNVVLYAGATILGGDTVIGHDSVIGGSVWITHNIPPFSRVYYNGQINQKSDNPGLKIEPNGMAQKE, translated from the coding sequence ATGGATGAAAAATTTATTGAAGAATTATACAATGCACATATTGATACCCCTTCTATACCTTCTCCGGTGTCGGTATGCAATTGGGTTAATGGCGTTTTAAAGATTCTTTTTCCGGAACTGGCAGATCAGAAATTTTCCAATTATCGCACCTTTTACCAGCATTTCGAACAGTTGCGCTTGGAATTGTACACCATTTTAAGTACCATTGACCATCGACTAGATTATTCCGCCGAAGTTGTAGAAAAGCATTTTATGCAGCGCTTACCTTCTCTTCGAAGCGCTCTGTTGATAGATGCTGACGCGATTTTGGCAGGAGACCCGGCAGCGGAGAACAAAACGGAGGTAATTCGGACTTACCCCGGCTTTTTTGCCATTGCAGTCTATCGTTTGGCCCATGAGTTTCATAAAATGAATGTACCGCTCATTCCTCGAATTTTAACGGAATATGCGCATGGCGAAACGGGCATTGATATTCACCCTGGCGCCAAAATAGGTTTGGGGTTTTGCATTGACCACGGCACGGGGGTCGTCATTGGTGGGACTTGCATCATTGGGAATAACGTGAAGATTTACCAAGGCGTAACCCTGGGAGCGCTTAGTGTGAAGAAGGAATTGGCTAAAACCAAACGGCATCCCACGATCGAAGATAACGTCGTCTTGTATGCTGGGGCAACTATTCTGGGCGGTGATACGGTCATCGGACATGATAGTGTGATCGGAGGTAGTGTGTGGATTACCCATAATATCCCTCCCTTCTCACGGGTCTATTACAATGGCCAAATCAACCAAAAGTCTGATAATCCAGGCCTGAAGATCGAACCCAATGGCATGGCACAAAAGGAATAG
- the lnt gene encoding apolipoprotein N-acyltransferase has product MKRTNVLFLLSFLLLAFVIWMGADMHRLAQQELLWGVRPLFFLLAAWSAVVLCWMLLRERRQKAVSWRRLGLATATGVLLSLGFPALLPFPWLMFIAFIPLLILEKEIETLPGNCKRAMLAYSYHAFVIWNILTTFWVANSALVAGIFAIFVNAFLMTLPLMAYQATKKIFPKWGNWAFGVYWISFELLHYHWDLAWPWLTLGNGFAAVPATIQWYQFTGVFGGSAWILAMNVLLWKAWEQYQIEQKWPKPLMIKAVLGAVLPILLSLGIYFTYEEKEDPIEVVVVQPNYEPHYQKFDIAGKEQVLRFLDLTKPLLTGQTDYVVFPETSFGYMETTALNNYPIIRQLKQELATYPNLKIVTGLNAYHDFGPGEEHTSATRERQGADGKTIYFETYNLAAQFMVGNEETAIYKKSKLVPGPEIFPFKRYFPFMEPLVEKLDGTTAGLGTQKKRTPLPSATAKIAPVICYESVFGDYFTGYIREGSQAVFIMTNDGWWDNTLGHRQHLYFASLRAIETRRSVARSANTGISAFINQRGDIVKATRYNEPIAIKASINLNDDLTFYVRWGDMMARISLFLAALLFFNTISKGWLGRVSREKAPSEA; this is encoded by the coding sequence GTGAAAAGAACAAATGTGCTATTTCTCCTTTCCTTTCTCCTTTTGGCCTTTGTTATTTGGATGGGTGCTGATATGCACCGCTTGGCGCAACAGGAATTGTTGTGGGGAGTCAGGCCATTATTTTTTTTATTGGCTGCCTGGTCGGCTGTGGTGCTGTGCTGGATGCTCCTGAGGGAGCGTAGACAAAAGGCTGTATCCTGGCGTCGTTTGGGTTTGGCGACTGCTACTGGTGTACTTTTGTCGTTGGGGTTCCCTGCGCTATTACCCTTTCCTTGGTTGATGTTTATCGCCTTTATCCCTTTATTGATACTCGAAAAAGAAATTGAAACGCTGCCTGGTAATTGCAAAAGAGCGATGTTGGCCTATAGTTATCATGCTTTTGTTATTTGGAATATACTAACTACTTTTTGGGTGGCCAATTCTGCACTAGTGGCCGGCATTTTTGCCATTTTTGTCAATGCCTTTTTGATGACCCTCCCCTTAATGGCCTACCAGGCAACGAAGAAAATCTTTCCGAAATGGGGCAATTGGGCTTTTGGGGTCTACTGGATATCTTTCGAATTATTGCATTACCACTGGGACCTGGCCTGGCCCTGGCTCACCTTGGGAAATGGATTCGCAGCTGTTCCGGCCACTATTCAATGGTATCAATTTACTGGTGTCTTTGGTGGTTCCGCCTGGATATTGGCAATGAATGTTTTATTGTGGAAGGCCTGGGAACAATATCAAATCGAGCAAAAATGGCCTAAACCACTGATGATAAAGGCCGTTTTAGGCGCTGTTTTACCTATCCTTCTTTCTTTAGGCATCTATTTTACCTACGAAGAAAAAGAAGACCCCATTGAAGTGGTGGTCGTACAGCCCAATTATGAACCACACTACCAAAAGTTTGATATCGCTGGAAAAGAGCAGGTTTTACGTTTTTTAGATTTAACCAAACCCTTATTGACAGGCCAAACCGACTATGTTGTTTTTCCTGAAACCAGCTTTGGTTACATGGAAACAACTGCCTTGAACAATTACCCGATTATTCGCCAATTGAAACAAGAACTGGCAACCTACCCCAACTTGAAGATCGTAACCGGTTTGAATGCTTACCACGATTTTGGCCCTGGCGAAGAGCATACCTCAGCTACCCGCGAACGCCAAGGCGCTGATGGCAAAACGATCTACTTCGAAACCTATAACCTCGCTGCCCAATTTATGGTAGGAAACGAGGAAACGGCTATCTATAAAAAATCTAAATTGGTACCCGGTCCTGAAATTTTTCCTTTCAAACGCTATTTTCCTTTTATGGAACCTTTGGTTGAAAAATTAGATGGCACCACCGCTGGACTTGGTACCCAGAAGAAAAGAACGCCCCTACCTAGCGCGACAGCTAAAATAGCACCTGTGATTTGTTACGAATCGGTTTTCGGCGACTATTTTACAGGCTATATTCGCGAAGGGAGTCAGGCCGTTTTTATCATGACCAATGATGGTTGGTGGGATAATACGCTAGGCCATCGCCAGCATTTGTATTTTGCCTCACTTCGGGCCATCGAGACGCGTCGCAGTGTCGCCCGCTCTGCCAATACGGGCATTTCTGCTTTCATCAATCAGCGTGGCGATATTGTGAAAGCTACTCGCTACAATGAACCTATTGCCATTAAAGCTAGCATTAATCTAAATGATGACCTCACTTTTTATGTTCGTTGGGGAGATATGATGGCGCGGATTTCCTTGTTTTTGGCTGCTCTTTTGTTTTTTAATACGATTTCAAAGGGATGGTTAGGCCGGGTTAGCAGGGAAAAGGCGCCTTCAGAAGCCTAG
- a CDS encoding T9SS type A sorting domain-containing protein — protein sequence MVSRIVIPLLLSVFCYHTKMVAQDLNLALQPNFFSFAKVVVPAGQGKWLLGGETGQFYGFPSFKPYLVMLDGTGQVLWERRIDNILGTEEGWVSQIIPQKTGNFLVIGEVQGCDYGLPGFMAEYDTLGNQIAFVEHWGAGEIVTQLPSGDLLVGNSGWSNFGRIDLHEGTVWDRQLYASHQFHLKDIVILNEYEAYVLGEKWLFKIDPAEGELIEEKSISNGVDLLVLPARGEILLLSGTNLMKYDANLNLLQTIDLEADVQFYYLKTLGEEIYVVGRNAIHETTIKVLDEELRSIRTFTPFDRYHLVNDLAIQQEEIIMVGNEIAKDYQGEVRMHYRALPYQLYGSHIFLQTFDRLGQKAPNPLDVALVGIAVDGPPQIENLGYECQGLAFSAVSIKIENTGTETIQSLALNSRFNRCQAICQSAFTYHYPFENLNLAPGSSLSLPIGDFSAPGVPQDSDIELCFWLSLPNHKSDQIGANDMLCQSFIINGLTEINSSFQVNLFPNPVHDQLRIGFEAPLVRQVEGAIFNVLGQRLQVFTFLKGSQRKELELSMLPSGTYFLKIGEYQKKFIKAN from the coding sequence ATGGTTTCAAGAATTGTAATCCCATTACTCTTGTCTGTTTTTTGTTATCATACAAAAATGGTCGCCCAGGACCTTAACCTAGCACTTCAACCTAATTTTTTTTCCTTTGCAAAAGTCGTTGTACCAGCCGGACAAGGCAAATGGCTCCTTGGGGGAGAAACGGGCCAGTTTTATGGCTTCCCTTCCTTCAAGCCTTATCTAGTCATGCTCGATGGTACTGGCCAGGTGTTATGGGAAAGGCGCATCGACAATATTCTCGGTACAGAGGAAGGTTGGGTGAGTCAGATCATTCCTCAAAAAACGGGTAATTTTTTGGTCATCGGTGAAGTCCAGGGCTGTGATTATGGCTTACCCGGATTTATGGCCGAGTACGATACCCTGGGTAACCAAATCGCTTTTGTGGAGCATTGGGGGGCTGGTGAAATTGTAACCCAATTGCCCAGTGGCGACCTGCTGGTTGGAAACAGCGGTTGGAGTAATTTTGGCCGCATCGACCTTCATGAGGGTACTGTTTGGGACCGCCAATTGTATGCATCTCACCAGTTTCACCTTAAAGATATTGTTATCTTGAATGAATATGAAGCTTATGTGTTAGGTGAAAAGTGGTTATTTAAGATCGATCCAGCAGAGGGCGAACTGATAGAAGAAAAAAGCATTAGTAATGGTGTCGACTTATTGGTGCTGCCTGCTAGGGGCGAAATCTTGCTGCTAAGCGGAACAAATCTTATGAAATATGATGCCAATCTCAACCTGCTCCAAACGATTGACTTGGAGGCGGATGTCCAATTTTACTATTTGAAAACCCTTGGGGAAGAAATCTATGTAGTTGGTAGAAATGCTATTCATGAAACCACCATTAAGGTATTGGACGAGGAACTCCGTTCCATCCGCACCTTTACCCCCTTTGATCGGTATCATTTGGTAAATGATTTGGCTATCCAGCAAGAAGAAATCATTATGGTCGGAAATGAAATTGCCAAAGATTACCAAGGGGAAGTCCGGATGCACTACAGGGCCTTGCCTTATCAGTTGTATGGAAGTCATATTTTCCTGCAAACCTTTGATCGTTTGGGCCAAAAAGCCCCCAACCCCTTGGATGTAGCGTTGGTAGGCATAGCTGTCGATGGCCCGCCTCAAATAGAAAACCTGGGTTATGAATGCCAAGGCCTTGCCTTTTCTGCTGTAAGTATAAAGATTGAAAATACGGGTACTGAAACCATTCAATCTCTGGCCCTTAATAGCCGCTTTAATCGTTGTCAAGCCATTTGCCAATCAGCCTTTACTTATCATTACCCTTTTGAAAACCTAAACCTGGCCCCAGGATCAAGCTTATCATTACCCATCGGAGACTTCTCAGCACCTGGTGTACCACAAGATAGCGACATCGAACTTTGTTTTTGGCTTAGTTTGCCCAACCATAAATCCGATCAAATTGGTGCAAACGATATGCTTTGCCAGTCGTTTATCATCAATGGACTCACTGAAATTAATTCATCCTTTCAGGTCAATCTTTTTCCCAATCCGGTCCATGACCAGCTGCGAATAGGTTTTGAAGCACCTTTGGTTCGTCAAGTGGAAGGGGCGATTTTCAATGTATTAGGCCAGCGACTGCAAGTTTTTACCTTTCTAAAAGGAAGCCAGCGAAAAGAACTTGAGCTGTCGATGCTGCCTTCAGGTACCTATTTTTTGAAGATAGGGGAATACCAGAAGAAATTTATCAAAGCTAATTAG
- the aceK gene encoding bifunctional isocitrate dehydrogenase kinase/phosphatase, with protein MFEDLIPYDTAHIILGEYLKYHYQYKRITKRAKIRFENRDWVGMQSDSRERVSLYRDSVGSTTIKVLDFLGDQAYNQSTWRDIKIMFLEEITNFNSRNIAETYFNSVFRHTHKGLSADEELMFVHATATYREFKSTQPIYHTLFLTPPFHFVIQQLFAFFRFNAPFENLKRDIRYICQTLEEKLVELDYRGNGRIEMLKSVFFRNKGAYLVGRLIVEARVKPFVIPLLHREKGIFSDALLLESNEISSVFSYNRTYFLVDTDIASEMVDFLKAFLPTKSLGELYNSIGFEKHGKTVFYRDLLRHLPQSLDKFILAPGIKGLVMVVFTLPSFPMVFKVIKDKFPAPKKVTEQEVKSKYELVSLHDRVGRMADSHMFENFAFEKRRFSQELIEELLALAPSKVKISGDTIELKHLYIEKKMVPLNIYLEEATLEEAEEAVNEYGKAIKEMAAVNIFPGDMLLKNFGVTRLKRVVFYDYDEIGFLTDYNFRVIPEARDYEDEMSAEPWYSVGPDDVFPEEFPRFLIGRREIRDIFYRLHGDLFNVDFWIKTQERLRRGEIVGVFPYHENLRFKRKYKKSKKNKPAKD; from the coding sequence ATGTTTGAAGATTTAATACCATACGATACGGCTCATATTATTCTAGGTGAATACCTAAAATACCACTATCAATATAAGCGGATCACCAAACGCGCCAAAATCAGGTTTGAAAATCGCGACTGGGTAGGCATGCAGAGTGATTCTCGCGAACGCGTATCGCTTTATCGGGATAGTGTTGGGTCGACGACGATTAAGGTGCTCGATTTTTTGGGAGACCAGGCCTATAACCAAAGTACCTGGCGGGATATTAAGATCATGTTTCTCGAAGAAATAACTAATTTTAATTCCAGAAATATAGCAGAAACCTATTTCAACTCCGTTTTTCGTCATACTCATAAGGGCTTGAGCGCCGATGAGGAGCTCATGTTTGTGCATGCTACAGCCACCTACCGGGAGTTTAAATCTACCCAACCTATTTATCATACCTTATTTTTGACTCCTCCCTTCCATTTTGTCATACAGCAGTTGTTTGCCTTTTTCCGTTTCAATGCGCCATTTGAAAACCTCAAAAGAGATATCCGCTATATCTGTCAAACGCTTGAAGAAAAATTGGTGGAGCTTGATTACCGGGGAAATGGCAGGATTGAGATGTTGAAATCCGTTTTTTTTCGTAATAAAGGCGCTTATTTGGTGGGGCGACTAATTGTAGAGGCCAGGGTGAAGCCATTTGTTATTCCGCTTTTGCACCGCGAAAAGGGCATCTTCTCCGATGCATTGCTGCTGGAGAGCAATGAAATTAGTTCTGTTTTTAGTTATAACCGAACCTATTTTCTAGTCGATACGGATATTGCTAGTGAAATGGTTGATTTCCTAAAGGCATTTTTACCTACCAAAAGCCTGGGAGAGCTATATAACTCTATTGGGTTTGAAAAACATGGCAAAACTGTTTTTTACCGCGACCTGCTTCGCCATTTGCCGCAATCTCTTGATAAATTTATCCTTGCCCCGGGTATTAAAGGATTAGTAATGGTGGTTTTTACCCTCCCTTCTTTTCCTATGGTCTTTAAGGTGATTAAAGATAAATTTCCTGCGCCTAAAAAGGTGACTGAACAGGAAGTTAAAAGCAAGTATGAATTGGTATCCCTGCACGATCGGGTAGGCCGAATGGCAGATAGCCATATGTTTGAAAATTTTGCCTTTGAAAAACGGCGGTTTTCCCAAGAATTGATAGAGGAATTGCTTGCTTTGGCGCCTTCCAAAGTGAAGATAAGTGGAGATACCATCGAACTGAAGCATTTGTATATTGAAAAGAAAATGGTGCCGCTCAATATTTACTTGGAAGAGGCCACCTTGGAGGAGGCAGAAGAGGCGGTCAATGAATATGGCAAAGCGATCAAAGAAATGGCTGCGGTTAATATTTTTCCGGGAGATATGCTCCTTAAAAATTTTGGCGTTACCCGATTAAAACGGGTTGTTTTTTACGATTATGACGAGATTGGCTTTTTGACAGACTATAACTTCAGGGTCATTCCGGAAGCGCGGGATTACGAGGATGAAATGAGCGCAGAGCCCTGGTATTCGGTCGGCCCCGACGATGTTTTCCCTGAAGAGTTTCCGCGTTTTCTGATTGGCCGACGAGAAATCAGAGATATCTTCTATCGACTACATGGCGACCTATTCAATGTTGATTTTTGGATAAAAACGCAAGAGCGGCTACGTAGAGGAGAAATTGTAGGGGTTTTTCCTTACCACGAAAACCTGCGCTTTAAACGGAAGTACAAAAAATCGAAGAAAAATAAGCCAGCGAAAGACTAA
- a CDS encoding heme-binding domain-containing protein: MSKTIQRILLGLLIALVISQFFQIDKTQPPSDGNADFMALLAPPADVAEILKTSCYDCHSYKTKYPWYTSVAPISWWIGHHIKEGREHLNFSEWGAYSDKQKKHKLEECWEEVEKHKMPLNSYLWVHKAAKLSEEQAATLINWFKAKEKAS; the protein is encoded by the coding sequence ATGTCTAAAACCATACAGAGAATTTTGTTGGGATTGTTGATTGCGCTGGTGATTAGTCAATTTTTCCAAATTGATAAAACACAACCCCCAAGTGATGGAAACGCTGATTTTATGGCGCTGCTCGCCCCTCCTGCCGATGTGGCTGAAATACTCAAGACCAGTTGCTACGATTGTCATTCCTACAAAACCAAATACCCCTGGTATACTAGTGTTGCCCCAATTAGCTGGTGGATAGGTCATCATATCAAAGAGGGTAGAGAACACCTCAATTTTTCAGAATGGGGAGCCTATTCTGATAAGCAAAAAAAACATAAATTAGAGGAATGTTGGGAAGAGGTAGAAAAGCATAAAATGCCCTTAAATTCTTATTTATGGGTACACAAAGCAGCCAAACTAAGTGAAGAACAGGCGGCCACACTAATCAATTGGTTCAAAGCAAAAGAGAAAGCATCCTAA
- a CDS encoding mechanosensitive ion channel yields the protein MDQVNSYVEKGVQMVMDYAPKVVLAILMLVIGMKIINKLAKIAVSGMAKAGLNENILPFISSLVGVSLKLLLIFSVAGVVGIDTASFVAVLAAASFAVGLALQGSLSNFAAGILILIFKPYKVTDWIDVQDKFGKVEEIQIFNTIIVTPGQKTLIIPNGQIVESIVTNFSKKGYIRLELSVTMPYAESFPRIKEIIRNELKQTPLILQDMEPEIGIESYDSHTIIIAVRPFVKPDDFWEVTFSVHERIKAAFNRHGIKVAYSEGVELGTIGE from the coding sequence ATGGATCAGGTTAATTCATATGTAGAAAAGGGCGTTCAAATGGTGATGGACTACGCGCCTAAGGTGGTCCTGGCCATTCTGATGCTAGTGATTGGTATGAAAATCATCAATAAGCTAGCTAAGATAGCGGTAAGTGGAATGGCCAAAGCGGGGTTGAATGAAAACATTCTACCTTTCATTAGCTCCCTGGTTGGGGTCTCGCTCAAATTATTATTGATATTCAGTGTAGCAGGCGTGGTCGGCATTGATACTGCTTCCTTCGTTGCGGTGCTCGCCGCGGCGAGCTTTGCGGTAGGCTTGGCTCTACAGGGCAGTTTAAGCAATTTTGCAGCGGGCATCTTGATCCTAATTTTTAAACCTTATAAAGTGACCGATTGGATAGATGTTCAGGATAAATTTGGGAAGGTAGAAGAAATACAAATATTTAATACGATCATTGTGACGCCTGGGCAAAAGACGCTCATTATTCCAAATGGACAGATTGTAGAAAGCATTGTCACCAATTTTTCTAAAAAAGGTTATATCAGGCTCGAATTATCGGTCACCATGCCTTATGCGGAAAGCTTCCCAAGAATTAAAGAAATTATACGGAATGAATTAAAACAGACGCCGCTGATTTTACAGGACATGGAGCCAGAAATCGGTATTGAATCTTATGATAGCCATACTATCATTATTGCAGTAAGGCCCTTTGTTAAACCCGATGACTTTTGGGAAGTCACCTTTTCTGTGCACGAACGTATCAAAGCAGCTTTCAACCGACATGGCATTAAAGTGGCGTACTCTGAAGGTGTTGAACTGGGAACTATTGGGGAATAA
- the cysM gene encoding cysteine synthase CysM → MATILDLVGNTPITEITNVIKQPGVKIYAKLEGQNPGGSVKDRAAYGMIKGALDRGELKPGMRLVEATSGNTGIALAMIAQLFGIKITLIMPEGSTAERIQTMKAYGAEVILTPAEKNIEYSREYADHLVLQEGYFMLNQFANPDNWGMHYQTTGPEIWKDTAGKITHFVSSMGTTGTIMGVSRYLKEQNPAVQIVGVQPTDGSSIPGIRRWSPAFLPAIFEPARVDATIDVSQKEATEMMQRLAKEEAIFAGMSSGGSVKAAAKLAETLDEGLIVCIICDRGDRYLSSGIFGA, encoded by the coding sequence ATGGCAACAATATTGGACCTCGTAGGGAATACACCCATCACGGAAATTACAAATGTTATCAAGCAACCCGGCGTAAAGATTTATGCCAAGTTAGAAGGACAAAATCCTGGTGGTAGTGTAAAAGACCGTGCAGCCTATGGGATGATAAAAGGGGCATTGGACAGGGGAGAATTGAAGCCAGGTATGCGCCTGGTAGAAGCAACAAGTGGGAATACCGGAATTGCCCTGGCCATGATTGCTCAATTATTCGGCATTAAAATAACCCTTATCATGCCGGAAGGATCCACCGCCGAGCGCATCCAAACCATGAAGGCTTACGGCGCAGAAGTCATCCTAACACCAGCAGAGAAAAATATAGAGTATTCCAGAGAATATGCAGATCATCTGGTCTTGCAAGAAGGGTATTTTATGCTCAACCAGTTTGCTAACCCTGATAATTGGGGGATGCATTACCAAACTACCGGGCCGGAAATATGGAAAGATACAGCGGGTAAAATCACCCATTTTGTCTCTTCCATGGGAACCACCGGCACCATCATGGGCGTATCCAGGTACCTGAAGGAGCAAAACCCTGCCGTGCAAATTGTTGGCGTTCAACCCACCGATGGATCCAGTATTCCAGGTATTAGGAGATGGTCGCCGGCTTTTCTGCCTGCCATATTTGAACCTGCAAGGGTTGATGCGACTATCGACGTGTCACAAAAGGAAGCCACCGAAATGATGCAGCGACTGGCCAAAGAAGAGGCTATCTTCGCTGGCATGAGTAGTGGCGGATCTGTCAAAGCGGCGGCTAAACTAGCCGAAACACTGGACGAAGGCTTGATTGTTTGTATTATTTGTGATCGGGGAGATCGTTATCTTTCTTCTGGGATTTTTGGTGCTTAG